A single region of the Bacillus cereus genome encodes:
- a CDS encoding amino acid ABC transporter substrate-binding protein, protein MKKLFSVLAVTTLAIGIVAGCGKEEKKDTASQDALQKIKQSGELVIGTEGTYPPFTFHDSSNKLTGFDVELSEEVAKRLGVKPVFKETQWDSLLAGLDAKRFDMVANEVGIREDRQKKYDFSKPYISSSAALVIAKDKDKPATFADVKGLKGAQSLTSNYADIAKKNGAEIEGVEGFSQAAELLASGRVDFTINDKLSVLNYLETKKDAKIKIVDTEKEASQSGFLFRKGSDKLVQEVDKALEDMKKDGTYDKITKKWFGENVSK, encoded by the coding sequence ATGAAGAAATTATTTTCAGTGCTTGCAGTAACTACATTAGCGATCGGGATTGTAGCCGGCTGCGGTAAAGAAGAGAAAAAAGATACAGCTAGTCAAGACGCATTACAAAAGATTAAACAAAGCGGTGAACTTGTAATTGGTACAGAAGGTACATATCCACCATTTACGTTCCACGATTCAAGCAATAAATTAACTGGATTTGACGTTGAACTATCGGAAGAAGTTGCAAAACGTTTAGGTGTAAAACCTGTATTTAAAGAAACACAATGGGATAGCTTACTTGCTGGCCTAGACGCAAAACGTTTCGATATGGTTGCAAACGAAGTTGGTATTCGTGAAGATCGTCAAAAGAAATACGATTTCTCTAAACCATACATTTCATCTTCAGCGGCATTAGTTATCGCAAAAGATAAAGATAAGCCTGCTACATTTGCTGATGTAAAAGGGTTAAAAGGAGCACAATCTTTAACAAGTAACTATGCAGATATTGCTAAGAAAAACGGTGCAGAAATCGAAGGTGTAGAAGGATTTAGCCAAGCGGCAGAATTATTAGCTTCAGGACGCGTTGATTTTACAATTAATGATAAGTTATCAGTATTAAATTATTTAGAAACGAAAAAAGATGCAAAAATTAAAATTGTAGATACAGAAAAAGAAGCTTCACAAAGTGGATTCTTATTCCGTAAAGGTAGCGATAAGCTTGTACAAGAAGTAGATAAAGCGTTAGAAGATATGAAAAAAGACGGTACGTATGACAAAATAACGAAAAAATGGTTCGGTGAAAATGTTTCTAAGTAG
- a CDS encoding amino acid ABC transporter permease, whose protein sequence is MFLSSVVVSDRLSTWIDIMQSSFMPMLKEAVFTTIPLTLITFIIGIILATLTALARISGSRILQWIARIYVSIIRGTPLLVQLFIIFYGLPTLNIEVEPYTAAIIGFSLNVGAYASEIIRASILSIPKGQWEAAYTIGMTYPQALKRVILPQATRVSIPPLSNTFISLVKDTSLASLILVTEMFRKAQEIAAMNYEFLIVYFEAGLIYWVICFLLSIVQQILEKRSERYTLK, encoded by the coding sequence ATGTTTCTAAGTAGTGTAGTGGTCTCAGATCGACTGTCTACTTGGATAGATATTATGCAGTCTTCCTTCATGCCTATGCTGAAGGAAGCTGTATTTACGACAATTCCATTAACGCTTATTACATTTATTATCGGTATTATACTTGCGACGCTAACAGCGCTCGCTCGTATTTCAGGTAGTCGTATTTTACAATGGATTGCTCGTATCTATGTATCTATCATTCGCGGAACGCCACTTCTTGTACAGTTATTTATTATTTTCTATGGTCTTCCAACTCTTAATATTGAGGTTGAGCCATATACAGCAGCAATTATTGGTTTTTCATTAAATGTTGGTGCATATGCATCTGAAATTATTCGTGCTTCTATTCTTTCTATTCCGAAAGGACAATGGGAAGCAGCTTACACAATTGGGATGACATATCCACAAGCATTAAAACGTGTTATTTTACCGCAAGCAACGCGTGTATCTATTCCGCCGCTTTCGAATACATTTATTAGTTTAGTGAAGGATACGTCATTAGCGTCGTTAATTTTAGTAACAGAAATGTTCCGAAAAGCGCAGGAAATTGCGGCAATGAACTATGAGTTTTTAATTGTTTATTTCGAAGCAGGTCTAATTTATTGGGTAATTTGCTTCTTATTATCTATCGTGCAACAAATATTAGAAAAACGTTCAGAACGTTATACTCTAAAATAA